From a single Mangifera indica cultivar Alphonso chromosome 19, CATAS_Mindica_2.1, whole genome shotgun sequence genomic region:
- the LOC123203325 gene encoding protein SOB FIVE-LIKE 5-like isoform X3, with product MNLSSSQFSSGCESGWTLYLDQSSHSKNECYSFGGNVDEEYAQTGERLGHNEEKDLSMVSDASSGPRHCCEDEDCFDENGCFCSPPSVSEIAQKSKKKNKIKQYGKIQQHSYLDDTASSPISKKNAAVSKNQASMDHVLDFSQGFSATHLKGKSKFKKHFDCFKSSLAENPASGKKGSFQERKCEKDKEQL from the exons ATGAATCTATCTTCTTCACAATTCAGCAGCGGCTGTGAATCTGGTTGGACTTTGTACTTAGATCAATCCTCTCATTCGAAAAATGAGTGTTATAGTTTTGGTGGGAATGTTGATGAAGAATACGCACAAACAGGAGAAAGACTAGGCCATAATGAAGAGAAAGACTTGTCTATGGTTTCTGATGCTTCTTCTGGACCTCGTCATTGCTGTGAAGATGAGGATTGCTTTGATGAAAATGGTTGTTTCTGTTCTCCTCCTTCAGTTTCTGAAATTGCCCAGAagagtaaaaagaaaaacaagatcAAACAATATGGTAAAATTCAACAACATTCATATCTTGATGACACTGCTAGCTCCCCCATTTCCAAG AAGAATGCCGCTGTCTCCAAGAATCAAGCTTCAATGGACCATGTCTTGGATTTTTCACAAGGCTTCTCAGCAACACATTTGAAG ggaaaatcaaaattcaaaaagcaTTTTGATTGCTTCAAGTCCTCTCTGGCTGAAAACCCAGCTTCAGGAAAAAAGG GCAGCTTTCAGGAAAGAAAGTGTGAAAAAGATAAAGAGCAAttataa
- the LOC123203325 gene encoding protein SOB FIVE-LIKE 5-like isoform X2, translating to MNLSSSQFSSGCESGWTLYLDQSSHSKNECYSFGGNVDEEYAQTGERLGHNEEKDLSMVSDASSGPRHCCEDEDCFDENGCFCSPPSVSEIAQKSKKKNKIKQYGKIQQHSYLDDTASSPISKNAAVSKNQASMDHVLDFSQGFSATHLKGKSKFKKHFDCFKSSLAENPASGKKAFRKESVKKIKSNYKMLFCLYC from the exons ATGAATCTATCTTCTTCACAATTCAGCAGCGGCTGTGAATCTGGTTGGACTTTGTACTTAGATCAATCCTCTCATTCGAAAAATGAGTGTTATAGTTTTGGTGGGAATGTTGATGAAGAATACGCACAAACAGGAGAAAGACTAGGCCATAATGAAGAGAAAGACTTGTCTATGGTTTCTGATGCTTCTTCTGGACCTCGTCATTGCTGTGAAGATGAGGATTGCTTTGATGAAAATGGTTGTTTCTGTTCTCCTCCTTCAGTTTCTGAAATTGCCCAGAagagtaaaaagaaaaacaagatcAAACAATATGGTAAAATTCAACAACATTCATATCTTGATGACACTGCTAGCTCCCCCATTTCCAAG AATGCCGCTGTCTCCAAGAATCAAGCTTCAATGGACCATGTCTTGGATTTTTCACAAGGCTTCTCAGCAACACATTTGAAG ggaaaatcaaaattcaaaaagcaTTTTGATTGCTTCAAGTCCTCTCTGGCTGAAAACCCAGCTTCAGGAAAAAAGG CTTTCAGGAAAGAAAGTGTGAAAAAGATAAAGAGCAAttataaaatgttgttttgtctgTACTGCTAA
- the LOC123203325 gene encoding protein SOB FIVE-LIKE 5-like isoform X1 — MNLSSSQFSSGCESGWTLYLDQSSHSKNECYSFGGNVDEEYAQTGERLGHNEEKDLSMVSDASSGPRHCCEDEDCFDENGCFCSPPSVSEIAQKSKKKNKIKQYGKIQQHSYLDDTASSPISKKNAAVSKNQASMDHVLDFSQGFSATHLKGKSKFKKHFDCFKSSLAENPASGKKAFRKESVKKIKSNYKMLFCLYC; from the exons ATGAATCTATCTTCTTCACAATTCAGCAGCGGCTGTGAATCTGGTTGGACTTTGTACTTAGATCAATCCTCTCATTCGAAAAATGAGTGTTATAGTTTTGGTGGGAATGTTGATGAAGAATACGCACAAACAGGAGAAAGACTAGGCCATAATGAAGAGAAAGACTTGTCTATGGTTTCTGATGCTTCTTCTGGACCTCGTCATTGCTGTGAAGATGAGGATTGCTTTGATGAAAATGGTTGTTTCTGTTCTCCTCCTTCAGTTTCTGAAATTGCCCAGAagagtaaaaagaaaaacaagatcAAACAATATGGTAAAATTCAACAACATTCATATCTTGATGACACTGCTAGCTCCCCCATTTCCAAG AAGAATGCCGCTGTCTCCAAGAATCAAGCTTCAATGGACCATGTCTTGGATTTTTCACAAGGCTTCTCAGCAACACATTTGAAG ggaaaatcaaaattcaaaaagcaTTTTGATTGCTTCAAGTCCTCTCTGGCTGAAAACCCAGCTTCAGGAAAAAAGG CTTTCAGGAAAGAAAGTGTGAAAAAGATAAAGAGCAAttataaaatgttgttttgtctgTACTGCTAA